A segment of the Nocardia higoensis genome:
ACAGCACCGCCGAGGCCGGGCCGCCCGTCGAGGACGACCTGCTCTACCGGGTGGTCGATGTCCTCGACGAGATCGCCGCCGAGACCGGCCGCACCGTCGCGCAGATCGCGCTCAACTGGCTGCTGACCCGCCCCACGGTCTCCTCCGTCCTCGTCGGCGCGCGCAACGAGGAGCAGTTGCGCCAGAATCTGGGTGCGGTCGGCTGGCGTCTGGACGACGAGCAGATCACCCGCCTGGACAAGGCGAGCGCCACCACACCGCCGTACCCCTACTACCCGTACTATCGGCTCCCGGATTTCACCCGGCTCAACCCGCCCGCGGCATGACGCCACTCAATACACGTCGCGGAGGTAGCGCTTGTCGGCGATGAGCTGTTTGCGAAAGGCGATCGCGCCCTGCTCGTCGAGCTTGCCGTGGATCCTGGCCAGCGCGAGCAGGGTGTCGTCCACATCCTTGGCCATCCGCGCGGCGTCACCGCAGACATAGAAGTACGCGCCGTCGCGCAGCCAGGACCACAGTTCCGCGCCGTGCTCGATCATCCGGTGCTGCACATAGACCCGCTCCCGCTGATCCCGGGAGAAGGCGAGGTCGAGACGGGTGAGGAAGCCGGTGCGGAACATGTCCTCGAGTTCGCCGCGGTAGTAGAAGTTCTGGGCGGCGTGCTGGTCACCGAAGAACAGCCAGTTGCGGCCGGTCGCGCCGAGTGCGCGGCGTTCGTGCAGGAACCCGCGGAACGGGGCGATGCCGGTGCCCGGCCCGACCATGATCATGGGCGCGGCGGGGTCCTGCGGCGGGCGGAAGTGCGGGGCGCGTTGCAGGAAGATCGGCACCTCGGTGCCCGCGCGGTCGGCCAGGAAGGTCGAGGACACCCCGCCGCGGCGATGATTCTCCCCGTAGCGCACCACACCGACGGTCAGCTGGACCTCGTGCGGATCGACCAGCGGGCTCGACGAGATCGAATACTGACGTGGCTGCAGCTTTTTCAGCGCGCCCAGCCATTCGATCAGATCCGCGTGCACCGGGAACTCGCGCAGCACATCCACCGCCTGCCGGTCCCACAGGAAACTCTCCAGCTCGTTGCGGTTGTCCCGGCGCAGCAGCTTGGCCAGCCGCTGACTCGGATTGTGCCCGGCCACGAAATCCAGCAGGCCGGGACTCACCCCGGTGATGTCGTAGTGGGTGCGCAATGCCTCGGCCAGCGGCATCTCGCGCTCGTCGATCGCCACGGCGCGCCGCCCGTCCAACCCGGTCACCGACAGCCACTCCCGGACCAGATCGGGACAGTTCGACGGCCGGACGCCCAGCGAATCGCCCGCCTCGTACGTCACGCCGAGCCCGCCCAGATCGAAGCCGAACCGCCTGACCTCCTTAGCCGAATCCGGATGCGTCAGCATCTCGTTGCGCACCAGCGGCGCGAGGACCGGCGCGTTCCGGGTGAACGGCGCGGCCTGCGGACCGGGCTCGGTGAGCAGCATGGTCGAGCCGCTGCCGCCATGAGCCGAGGCCGATACTCCGGCTGCCCCGGCGTTGCGCCCGGCCTGGAATGCGGTACCGCCGAGAGCAGTTCCGGCGGCCCCCCTGCCCCCGGAAGCGGGGACGTGCGTGGCACCGTTGAGGGGCGTGCCGCCGGGAGCGTCATCTCCCGGAGTCGTGCCGCGCGGATCGGCTCCGGTGGGAGTCGCCGCGCCGGTGGAACTTCCGGGGTCGCCCGGCGATCCGCGCAGTACGAGGACGATCTCGTCGAGCCAGGTCTCGGCACGTTCGTGGTGCTCGGGTTCGGAGTCGACCCGCTCCAGCAGTCGTTGTGCGCCGCGTCCGGCGAGCAGGGTGTCGATCTTGCGCCCATGCCCGCAGAAGTCGTCGTAGGACGAGTCGCCGAGAGCGAAGACCGCGTAGCGCAGGCCGGGAAAGCGGACGGCGGAGCCGGACAGGCGTTCCCAGAAGTCCGCGCCGTTGTCCGGCGGGCCGCCGTCGCCGAAGGTGCTGCTGATGATCAGCACATTCCCGGTGAGCGCGTCGAGCGCGCAGGAGTCCATATCCCACAGCCGGGGCGCGAACCCCTCGGCGGTCAGCCGCTCGGCGGTCTCGGCGGCGATCTCCTCGGCCGTGCCGGTCTGCGAGGCCCACAGCACGGTGACCGGCGTGGGCGGCGCGGCGGCGGGTTCGGCCCCCGACGCGGCCACGGTTTCCCCGCCGGCCATGGGCTCGGCTACGGCGAGGCCGCGCGAGTACATGCCGGCCAGCAGCCCGTCGACCCACACCCGCCGCGATCCGGAGATCGGCGCGGATTCCGGCAGCACAGGCTGTCCGGTGACCGGGATCGTCTGCAACGCGGCCAGAAACCCGCCCAGATACACGCGCTCGAGTTCGGACAGCGTCGGCGCGGCCGCGGTGTCCACACCCAGCACGGCTGCCAACGGGTGCGGTCCGGCCGCGCCGGAGCCACCGTCGTGATCCGCGATACCTCGCTGTGCCGGTGCCCACTGCCCCGCTCCCGCCGGAACCGACTCCGTTCGGGCGCCCACATCGGCCCGCGCCCCACCCGGCGCGCTCGGCACTGTGCCGGACAGCGTCGCGCCCGTCTGCCCACTCAGCCCGTCACCGGCACGCGGCATCGGCGCGACCCGGCGCAGCGAGACCGCGCACTGCTTGAACTCCGGCTGCAGCGACTGCGGGTCGACCGCGTCGTTGGTCACCGCGTTGATGGTCAGGTACTCGCCCTGCTCGTCGTTCCAGTGGAAGGGCGCGAAACAGTCCCCCGGCCGTACCCGGTCGCTGATCCGCATCGGAAGCACCGCCCGGCCGCGGCGGGAGGCGATCTCGAGGTGGTCCCCGGCGCGCACCTCGAGCCGTTCGGCGTCCTCGGGATGCACCTCCACGAACGGCCCCGCGTCGAGCCGGGTGAGTTTCGCGACACGGCCGGTCTTGGTCATGGTGTGCCACTGGTGTTGGAGGCGGCCGGTGTTGAGCACGAAGGGGTAGTCGTCGTCGGGCAGTTCGGCCGGTTCCATGTGCGGTCGGGCGAAGAACTGGGCGCGCCTGCTCGGGGTGGCGAAAGCCAGCGCGGGGCGGTGCCCGTCGGCGTCGGTGAACAGTTCCTGGCTGACGCCGTCGTTGCGATAGCGCAGCGGGTTGCGCCGCTGCGCCGGGTCGGGGCACGGCCACTGCATCGGGCCGTCGGCCAGCGCGTCGTAGCTCATGCCGCGCAGGTCGTAGCCGGTGGCCGGATTGGCGAAGGAGACGATCTCGTCGAAGATCTCGGCACCGGAGGCGTAGTCGAAGCCGGGGAAACCCATCGCGGTGGCGATCTGGGCGATCAGCTGCCAGTCCGGACGAGCCTCGCCCACCGGGTCCACGCAGCGCCGCATCAAGGTGACATTGCGCTCGGAGTTGACCATCACCGCGTCGGATTCGGCCCACAGTGTGGCGGGCAGCAGCAGGTCGGCGTAGGAGTTGGTGGCGGTGTCGGTGTAGACATCCTGGACGATCACCAGTTCGGCGGCTTCCAGACCGGCGATCACCGTCTTGCGGTTGGCCACCGAGGCCACCGGATTGGTGCAGATGATCCAGGCCGCCTTGATCTCGCCCTCGGCCATGCCCCGGAACATCTCGATGGTGCCCGGTCCGGCCTCGGTGCGCAGCGCGCCCGGCTCGAGCCCCCACGCGGTCTCCACGAAGGTCCGATCCGTCGCCGAGAGCACCGAGCGCTGGCCGGGCAGCCCCGGCCCCATGTAACCCATCTCCCGCCCGCCCATCGCATTGGGCTGGCCGGTCAGCGAGAACGGCCCCGACCCGGTCCGGCAGATCGCCCCGGTCGCCAGATGCAGGTTGCAGATCGCGTTGGTGCTCCAGGTGCCATGGGTGGACTGGTTGAGCCCCATCGTCCACAGCGTCATCCATTCGCCCGCTTCGCCGATCCAACGTGCCGCGGTGCGGATGTCGTCCTCGGCCAGCCCGGTGATCCCGGCGACCACCTCGGGCGGGTAATCGGCCAGGAACTCCGGCATCGGCTCCCAGCCCTCGGTGTGCTCGGCGATGAACCGCTCGTCGATCGCGCCCTCGGCGACCAGCAGATGCAGCAGACCGTTCAGCAGGGCGAGGTCGGTGCCAGGACGCAGTTGCAGGAACAGGTCGGCCCTGGCGGCGGTATCGGTGCGGCGCGGGTCGGCCACGATCAGCTTCGCACCCGCCTTCAACCGATCGGCCATGCGCAGGAACAGGATCGGATGGCAGTCGGCCATGTTCGCGCCGATGACGAAGAACACATCGGCGTGATCGAGATCGTCGTAGGAGCCGGGCGGGCCGTCCGCGCCGAGGGACTGCTTGTAGCCGGTTCCGGCGCTCGCCATGCACAGCCGCGAATTGGCCTCGATGTGCTTGGTACGCACGAATCCCTTGGCCAGTTTGGTCGCCAGGTACTGCGCCTCCAGCGACATCTGCCCCGAGACGTAGAGCGCGATCGCGTCCGGCCCGTGCTCGTCCAGGACCGCCCGCAACCGATCGGCGGCCTCGCGCACCGCCTCGTCGACCGGGATCGGAACCGGCATCTGGTCGCGTTGCGGGCGGCGGTAGGCCGATTCCATCCGACCCGGCGCCCGGGTGAGCTCGAGGTGGGTGGCGCCCTTGGTGCACAGCCGGCCCGCGTTGGCGGGATGCAGCTTGTCCCCGGCGACCTTGGCGATCACCGGGGCGCCGGTGGCACCGGGTGCGGTCTGCACAGTGATTCCGCACCCCACGCCACAGTACGAGCACGCCGTGCGGGCGGTACCCGGTGTGGGGTCGATGGATGCGTCCGACATGCCCTCGATCATGCGGACCCTCGATTGCGCCGGATTTACCCCGCGTTAGCGACAGATGACAATCCACCTCACCGCCCCGGATCGCGGCTGTGAGGTGTGTCCGGAATCACGCGCCCGGCCGGACATCGGAGCCGGAGCCGGGGTGCGGAACGGCGCGGGGAGCGCGGGCAGGTCAGCCGAGCTTGTAACCCCGGTGCAGAGCGACGACACCGCCGCTGAGATTGCGCCACTTGACCTGCGACCAGCCCGCTTCGGCCATCCGCATGGCGAACTGACGCTGATTCGGCCAAGCCCGGATGGACTCGGCCAGATAGACGTAGGCGTCCGGATTGCTGCTGACCGCACGCGCCACCCGGGGCAGCGCCTTCATCAGGTACTCCATGTAGAGAGTGCGGAACACCGGAACGACCGGCGTGGAGAACTCGGCGATCACCAGCCGCCCGCCGGGCTTGGTCACCCGCAGCATCTCCCGCATCGCCAGATCCGGGTCCGAGACATTGCGCAGGCCGTAGGAGATGGCGACCGCGTCGAAGGATCCGTCGGCGAACGGCAGCGCCATCGCGTCACCCGCCACCATCGGCACCGGACGGAAGCTGCCCGCCGCGAGCATGCCCTTGGAGAAGTCCGTCGCCACGCACCACGCGCCCGACTTGGCGAATTCGACGGTCGAGACCCCGGTGCCCGCCGCGAGATCCAGCACCCGCTCGCCGGGCCGCAGGTCGAGCGCCTTGCGGGTCGCCCACCGCCAGTAACGATCCTGGCCCACCGAGATCACCGTGTTGGTGAGGTCGTAGCGCTTGGCGACACCGTCGAACATCGTCGCGACTTCGTGCGGTTGCTTGTCCAGCGAGGCCCGGAACGACTCGCGCTGCTGCTCTGTCTTCGCCACGCCTCGACCCTAGTTCGGTACAGCGGGATTCGTCTCGCCGGGTGCGGCTTCGCCCCGGACGAGCCGGCGGCCGGGTCAGGCGGTGTGCCAACGGCGGCTGTCGACGCCGGTGACCTCCGCGTAGTGGCCCATCAGTTCGGCGCAGACCGCGGGCCAGGTGCGCCGCAGCACCGATGTGCGGGCTGCCGCGCCGAAGCGCCTGCGCAGAGACCGATCGTGCAGGGCCGAGACCGCGCTCGGCAGCAGCTCTTCGAACCTGTCCACGGGCAGCAGATAGCCGTTGCGGCAGTGCGAGATCAGGTCGCGCGGGCCGCCCGCGTCCGGTCCGATCACCGGGATGCCCGCCGCCAGCGCTTCCTGGACGCCCTGGCAGAAGGTCTCGTGCTCGCCCGGATGCACCATCACGTCCAGGCTCGCGTACGCCTCGGCGAGGTCGTGACCGCCCAGTTCACCGGTGAACACCGCGCCGGGCAGCACCCGGCCCAGCCGGTCGCGCTCGGGACCGCCACCGACCACGACCAGGCGGATCCGCGGATCTCCGGCCAGCACCGCCAGTCGTTCCACGTGCTTCTCCGGCGCCAGCCGCCCGACGAACCCGACCACCAGCCGGTCCTGTCCCCGCAGCCACCGCTCCCGCAGCGCGGCACTGCGCGCCGACGGCGTGAAACGGCCGATGTCCACGCCTCGGCCCCAGCGATGCACCCGGGGGATGCCATGCGCGGCCAGATCGGCCGCCGCCGCGCTGGACGGGGCGAGCGTGCGGGTCGCGCGCAGGTGGATGCGGCGGGTCCACGCCCACGCGGCCCTGCTCGCCGGTGCGAGACCGTAGCTGCGCGCGAACCCGGCGACATCGGTCTGATACACCGCCACCGTAGGTAGATCCAGCCGCAGCGCCGCGGACAGCCCGCCCGCGCCGAGCAGGAACGGTGAGGCCAGATGCACCACATCGGCGTCGAAATCGGCCAGCAGGTGAGTGATCCTCGGCTGCGGCAGCCCCACGGGCAGCGAGCTGATCTTCGGCGCCATCACCGCGGGCACCCGGTACACCGGCACTCGCCCGTGTTCCCGCGGCGCCGCGGGCTGCCCACCGGGAGTGTCGGGCGCGATCACCAGCGCCTCGTGGCCGTGCCTGCCCAGATGATCGAGCACCTGGAGCACCGAATTCACGACGCCGTTCATGTTCGGCAGGAACGACTCCGAAACAATGGCTACGCGCACCCTGCCAGGCTGCCGGATCCGCGCCGCCTGCGCCTCACAGCGACATGACCGGCGCGCGAAGTTCCGGCGAACTCCTGTTCTCCTCACCCGCCTCCGGGAGCTCCGGGTTCGCGCCGGCCCGCACGCACCAGCAGCCACCACACCGGCAGCGCCAGCAACCAGGTGACCACGATGACCGACAGCGCGGGAACGACGGCGACCCGAGCATCGCGGCCGGCGACCCGGACCAGATCGGGATCGCTGCGACTGTATTCGACCTTGATGCGCTCGCCCGCGGTGAGATTGGTCGGATAGAGGATGCCGACCTTCGGATTGTGGGTCACGCCGTCCGGGGTGACGTAGACGACCGCCGAACGCAACCGGCCCGCCGAGAGCACTTCGCCGGTCGCCACGACCTTGTCCGACGAGATCAGGTGATCATTGCGCCACGCCGCGAACACCAGCAACACCATGAGCACACTGACCGCCGTCGCCGCGACGAGCACCCCGGTGCGCCATCGCCGCAGCCGGGTCGTCCGCCTTTCGGACTGGCTGGTTTCCGACACGGCCACAGGCTACCGAGGAACTCCGCTAGCGTGACCGCCATGTCCCGAAAAATCCGCTTCACCGTGCCGTACAACGTTCCGGTCGATGATCTGCACCGGGCCTTCACCAACGGCGACGCCTGGCGCACCCGATTCGCCGAAGCCACCACCGCGACCCTGGACGTGACGCACCCCGACGGACCGGGCACCGCCCGCATCCACATGACCGAACGGGCCCGCAAGGACAAGATCCCCGCCCTCGTCGGCAAAGTGCTCTCCGGCGAACTCGTCTTCGAGCGCACCGACAACTGGCGGCCGCTGTCCGGCGAGACAGCCGAGGGCGACTTCCGGGTGGCCACCACCGGCATCACCGCCGCCATGACCGGCAGCCATCGCCTGCGCCCCACCGCCGAGGGCAGTGAGCTCGAGGTCACCGGGACGCTGGAGGTGAAGGTGCCGCTGGTCGGGCGGGCCATCGAACCACTCGCCGAACAACTGCTGCACCGGGTGCTGAACAGCGAGCGCCACTTCTTCGAACAGTGGTGCACGCAACGCTCGCCGTCCTGACCCGTTCGTCGCCGACGGGCAGCCACCACGCGCTGCCTGCCCGATACCCCGGCCGGCTCGACACCCGGCCGCGGCATCGGGAAGCAACCAGCACGTCGACCGCGGGCCCGGTTGCGCCGACACAGCTGGTCGCGAACCCGCGGCGCCGCCCGCCCGTGCGCCTCGACGGCCTGGTCTCGCGACCGGCCCGGATATCTCCGTCTCGTCCTCGCCGCTGCGGATCGGCAATCGCACGCCGGTGGCGCGGGCCGAGAGCGCCGGTCCGCGGCTCCTCGGGCGATTGTCCGGCCCGGCCGGCGGTTCAGCTGAACGGCACCAGATCGTCCGCGCGCATGGACAACCGGCCCGCGGCGCGCCAGGCCCGTGCGGTCAGATCCACGTCCTCGTCGGTGACGAGATTGCCCATCACCCGAACCGCCGTGCGCTGCAGATACTTCGAGCGCATGACCGGCGGCCCGCCGGTGGGCACCATGCGCGGATGGGTCGCCAGCCCGGCGATCCGCCGCGCCACCGAGAAGGTGCGGCCGTAGCGTTCGCGCAGCAGATCCGGCCACAGCGCCGTGAAGTCGAGCGTGGCGAAATCCTCGGAGTCCAGGATTCGGCCGAGCATGTGCCCGCCCTCGAGCCCGTAATCGATGCCCTCGCCGTTGAGCGGGTTCACACAGCCCGCCGCGTCGCCGACCAGAACCCAGTTGCGCCCGGCCACATTCGACACCGCGCCGCCCATCGGCAGCAGCGCCGAGGCCACCGCCCGCAGTTCGCCCTCGAAACCCCACTCCTGGAAGCGTTGCGAAGTGTAATGGCGCAGCAGGGGTTTGAGCGCCACGTGCGAGGGCCGCCGCTCGGTCGCCAGCGATCCGACGCCGATGTTGACCTCGCCGTTGCCCAGCGGGAACACCCAGCCGTAGCCGGGCACCAGCTCCCCGTCGGCATCGCGCAGTTCCAGATGCGAAGTGATCCACTGGTCGTCGCTGCGTGAGGAGCGGATGTAGGCGCGCGCGGCGGTGCCGTAGGCGAACCGGCGATGCCAGGTCCGGCCGAGTTGCTTGCCGATGGGCGAGCGCACCCCGTCGGCCACCACCAGGATGTCGCAGGCGACGGTGACGGTCCGCTCCCCGATGGTGAACCGCACCGCGCTCACCCGATCGCCCTCGCGGACCACGTCGACGGCCTTGGCGCCCTCGACCATCAGCGCGCCGGACTTCACCGCGGTCTCGCGCAGCTTGTCGTCGAGTTCGGTTCGGGGGACGGCACTTCCGTAGGAGGGAAACGACCCGCCCGGCCAGGGCAACAGCGCCTCGCGGCCGAAGCCGGTCATCCGCAGGCCGTGGTTGACGGTGTGCGCGCGCAGCCAGCCGCCGAGACCGAGCAACTCCAATTCCTTGGTGGCGCGCGGCGTCAGACCGTCACCGCAGGTCTTGTCCCTGGGGAACACGGCGGCGTCGGTCAGCGCGACATCACGGCCCGCGCGCGCCGCCCACGTCGCGGCCGCCGATCCGGCCGGACCCGCACCGACCACGAGCACCTCCACGTGATCGGGCAGGACACGACCGGGCATGACATCGGCTGAACCCATGAGATCCATACTGGCACGCCGCACGATCTGGCCTGCGCGGCGTGTGGAAAAGTGTGCGATAAGCCGCCGAATGGCGGTGTTCATGGGCCGCGCGGCGGGGACACGCTAGGTTCTCTACCCGTGGGGTCGGACGCGGCGCTGGGAGACGAGATGAGCACATCGGCAGTGAGCGGCTCGAAGAGTGCCTCGAGCACGGTGGTCGCCGGAGTGGAACTCGGTGACGCTGAGCTCGCCGCGACCGTGGGCAACGGCCTCGAAGAGGTCGAGAAGCTGCTGATCGCCGAGCTCTCCGACGGCGCGGATTTCCTCCAGGAGGCGGCACTGCACCTGGCCAAGGCGGGTGGCAAGCGGTTCCGTCCGCTGTTCACCATCCTCACCGGTCAGCTCGGCCCTCGCCCCACCGATCCGGCGCTGGTCACCGCGGGCACCGTCGTGGAACTGGTGCACCTGGCCACCCTCTACCACGACGACGTGATGGACGAGGCCACCATGCGCCGCGGCGCACCGAGCGTGAACTCCCGCTGGGGCAACAACATCGCCATCCTGGCCGGGGACTACCTGTTCGCGCACGCCTCCCGGCTCACCTCGACGCTGGGCCCGGACGCGGTGCGCATCATCGCCGAGACCTTCGCCGAACTGGTCACCGGCCAGATGCGCGAGACCATGGGCGCGCGCGAGACCCAGGACCCCATCGAGCACTACCTGCGGGTGGTGTGGGAGAAGACCGGTTCACTGATCGCCGCCGCCGGCCGCTTCGGCGGCACCTTCTCCGGCGCCGACGCCGGACACGTCGAGCGTCTGGCCCGCCTCGGTGACGTGGTCGGCACCGCCTTTCAGATCGCCGACGACATCATCGACATCTCCTCGGCCTCCGAGCAGTCCGGCAAGACCCCGGGCACCGACCTGCGCGAGGGCGTGCACACCTTGCCGGTGCTCTACGCGCTGCGCGAGGAAGGCCCCGAGGCCGACCGGCTGCGCGAGCTGCTGGCCGTGCCGCCCGAGACCGACGAGGCCGTGGCGGAGGCCATCGATCTGCTCGCCCGTTCGCGCGGGATGGCGCTGGCCAAGGAGAAGCTGCGCGACTACGCCGAGCAGGCCTACACCGAACTGGCCGCACTGCCCGCCGGTCCGGCCAACGACGCGCTCGAACAGCTCGTGCGCTACACCATCGAACGGGTCGGCTGAGCGGCCTCCCACCGGCCCGGCCGCACGTTTGCCCGCCCGTCGCGGTGATCGCACGCCGTTGTCCGCCGAGGCGAGGCGATCCTGCCGTGACCAGCGAACACCGACGAGTCCCGCGCGCGGCGGCGCGGAACTCCGGCACGTCGGCGATCGTTTCCACCGTGTCGGCCGAGATACCGGCGAAGTGAAGAACGGGGGACTGGCAGGAGGCACATGCACGGGCGCGGATTCGCGAACGATCTGAAGACGTTCGGCCTGATGGCGGGGCTGTCGACGCTGATCGTTGTCGCCGGAGCCATGTTCGGCGACACCAGGATCCTGATCTTCGCCGTCGGGCTCGCCGTGGCGGTGAACGGCTGGGCGTACTTCAACAGCGACAAGCTCGCGCTGAAGGCCATGCGGGCCATCCCGGTCAGCGAGCTGGAAGCACCGGTGATGTACCGGATCGTGCGAGAGCTGGCGACCACCGCGCGCCGCCCGATGCCCCGGCTCTACATCAGCCCCACCAATGCCCCCAACGCCTTCGCCACCGGTCGCAGCCCGAGGCACGCGGCGGTCTGCTGCACCAGCGGCATCCTGCGCATCCTCGACGAACGCGAGCTGCGCGCGGTGCTCGGCCACGAACTCTCCCACGTCTACAACCGCGACATCCTGATCTCCTCGGTCGCGGGCGCGCTGGCCGCCGTCGTCTCCGGTTTGGCGAACATGGCGTTCTTCGCCGGTGTGTTCGGCGGCAACAACAGCGGCGACGGCCAAGGCGGCAATGTCGTGGGTGTGCTGCTCGTCTCACTGCTGGGCCCGGTCGCCGCCACCCTGGTGAAGCTGGCGGTCTCGCGCTCACGCGAGTACGAGGCCGATCAGTCCGGCGCGGAGCTCACCGGCGACCCGCTGGCGCTGGCCTCGGCCCTGCGCAAGCTCGAACGCGGCGTGCAGGCCGCTCCGCTGCCGCCGGAACCGCAGCTGGCCGCGCAGTCGCACATGATGATCGCCAATCCGTTCCGCGCCGGCGAACGCGCCGCCCGGCTGTTCGCCACCCACCCGCCGATGGCCGAGCGGATCGCGCGGCTGGAGGCACTGGCGGGCGACGGCCGCGATCCCTATCGCAACGACTACTACCGCTGAGCGCGGGATCGCGAGTTTCGGTCGCCTCGGGCCCCGGTCGTCTTCCCGCGGGACCTAGCGGTAGTTGACGAACTGCAGGGCGATGCCGAAGTCCTCGCCCTTGAGCAGCGCGATGACCGCCTGCAGGTCGTCGCGCTTCTTGCTGCTGACCCGCAGTTCGTCGCCCTGGATCTGCGCCTTGACGCCCTTGGGCCCCTCGTCGCGGATCTTCTTGGAGATCTTCTTCGCGTGCTCGGTGTCGATGCCCTGCACGAGTGTGCCGGTGATCTTGTAGGTCTTGCCGGAGGCCGCGGGCTCGCCCGCGTCGAACGCCTTGAGCGAGATGTCGCGGCGGATCAGCTTCTCCTTGAAGACCTCGAGCGCCGCCTTCACACGCTCCTCGGCCTCGGCGGTCAGGACGATCTTGTCCTCGCCGGACCACTCGATCGTCGCGCCGGTGCCACGGAAGTCGTAGCGGGTGCTCAGCTCCTTCTCCGCCTGATGCAGGGCGTTGTCGACCTCCTGCCGATCGACCTTGCTCACGACATCGAATGACGAATCGGCCACACTGCGCTCCTGTTCCTCATGGATCCGACGACTCCGCACACCACCGGGCACACCGGGGCCGGGAGTACGGGCGACGTCGGCACACTACCCCGGAAAGTGCTACCCCCCGAAAAGCGACACCTGCTCCGTCCGCACGGCGTTGGCCAGCCGGTTTGCATTCTGGACGGGGGTTCGTTGTATTCTGCTCCACGCACCGGCAACGGTGGCACGGCAGGTTGCCCGAGCGGCCAATGGGAGCAGACTGTAAATCTGTCGGTGAAAGCCTACGTAGGTTCGAATCCTACACCTGCCACAAGATCGGCAGAGAGCCCCGCAAGCGAGAAATCGCTTGCGGGGCTCTTCTGATTTTCGGGCTCTCGGCAGGTGTGATTCCGGGACCTCACCGAGGCTCTCGTCGCAGGCCGGGTCTGATCGGCTGCCATCGCGCCCGACGAGGTGATCGCGTCCTTCGCCCCGGGGGCGGGGACGCCGGACATCTCGAACGGCCGATGAGAGCAGCCGAACGCCCCGTTCGAGACCCTTCTCGATGCTGCCGAAAAGTCTGTCTGACCAGCCGATTTGTAACTCGACGTAGCGTGTGTGTAATCTCTTTCAAGACGTCGCCGCCCCGGAGTCGCGAAGAGGGACAACGGAGCGAGTGTAGTCATGCCCCCTTAGCTCAGTCGGCAGAGCGTTTCCATGGTAAGGAAAAGGTCAACGGTTCGATTCCGTTAGGGGGCTCGCCGGATTGCCGGTGGTGTCCGACTCGGCAACCTCGCCGCGGCGTCGCCGACGGCAGACCGCGCACAAGGCGGTGTAGCTCAGGCGGTAGAGCAAACGACTCATAATCGTTGTGTCGCCGGTTCGAGTCCGGCCATCGCTACCCATACTGATTATTCAGGTCGACCCGGAAAGAAGGCATAGTCGTGGCCGCGAAGTCCACCGATGTCCGGCCAAAGATCACCTTGGCCTGCGAGCAGTGCAAGCACCGCAACTACATCACCAAGAAGAACCGGCGTAACGACCCGGATCGGCTGGAACTGAAGAAGTTCTGCCCGAACTGCGGCACGCATCGC
Coding sequences within it:
- a CDS encoding molybdopterin-dependent oxidoreductase, with amino-acid sequence MSDASIDPTPGTARTACSYCGVGCGITVQTAPGATGAPVIAKVAGDKLHPANAGRLCTKGATHLELTRAPGRMESAYRRPQRDQMPVPIPVDEAVREAADRLRAVLDEHGPDAIALYVSGQMSLEAQYLATKLAKGFVRTKHIEANSRLCMASAGTGYKQSLGADGPPGSYDDLDHADVFFVIGANMADCHPILFLRMADRLKAGAKLIVADPRRTDTAARADLFLQLRPGTDLALLNGLLHLLVAEGAIDERFIAEHTEGWEPMPEFLADYPPEVVAGITGLAEDDIRTAARWIGEAGEWMTLWTMGLNQSTHGTWSTNAICNLHLATGAICRTGSGPFSLTGQPNAMGGREMGYMGPGLPGQRSVLSATDRTFVETAWGLEPGALRTEAGPGTIEMFRGMAEGEIKAAWIICTNPVASVANRKTVIAGLEAAELVIVQDVYTDTATNSYADLLLPATLWAESDAVMVNSERNVTLMRRCVDPVGEARPDWQLIAQIATAMGFPGFDYASGAEIFDEIVSFANPATGYDLRGMSYDALADGPMQWPCPDPAQRRNPLRYRNDGVSQELFTDADGHRPALAFATPSRRAQFFARPHMEPAELPDDDYPFVLNTGRLQHQWHTMTKTGRVAKLTRLDAGPFVEVHPEDAERLEVRAGDHLEIASRRGRAVLPMRISDRVRPGDCFAPFHWNDEQGEYLTINAVTNDAVDPQSLQPEFKQCAVSLRRVAPMPRAGDGLSGQTGATLSGTVPSAPGGARADVGARTESVPAGAGQWAPAQRGIADHDGGSGAAGPHPLAAVLGVDTAAAPTLSELERVYLGGFLAALQTIPVTGQPVLPESAPISGSRRVWVDGLLAGMYSRGLAVAEPMAGGETVAASGAEPAAAPPTPVTVLWASQTGTAEEIAAETAERLTAEGFAPRLWDMDSCALDALTGNVLIISSTFGDGGPPDNGADFWERLSGSAVRFPGLRYAVFALGDSSYDDFCGHGRKIDTLLAGRGAQRLLERVDSEPEHHERAETWLDEIVLVLRGSPGDPGSSTGAATPTGADPRGTTPGDDAPGGTPLNGATHVPASGGRGAAGTALGGTAFQAGRNAGAAGVSASAHGGSGSTMLLTEPGPQAAPFTRNAPVLAPLVRNEMLTHPDSAKEVRRFGFDLGGLGVTYEAGDSLGVRPSNCPDLVREWLSVTGLDGRRAVAIDEREMPLAEALRTHYDITGVSPGLLDFVAGHNPSQRLAKLLRRDNRNELESFLWDRQAVDVLREFPVHADLIEWLGALKKLQPRQYSISSSPLVDPHEVQLTVGVVRYGENHRRGGVSSTFLADRAGTEVPIFLQRAPHFRPPQDPAAPMIMVGPGTGIAPFRGFLHERRALGATGRNWLFFGDQHAAQNFYYRGELEDMFRTGFLTRLDLAFSRDQRERVYVQHRMIEHGAELWSWLRDGAYFYVCGDAARMAKDVDDTLLALARIHGKLDEQGAIAFRKQLIADKRYLRDVY
- a CDS encoding DUF3592 domain-containing protein; translated protein: MSETSQSERRTTRLRRWRTGVLVAATAVSVLMVLLVFAAWRNDHLISSDKVVATGEVLSAGRLRSAVVYVTPDGVTHNPKVGILYPTNLTAGERIKVEYSRSDPDLVRVAGRDARVAVVPALSVIVVTWLLALPVWWLLVRAGRREPGAPGGG
- a CDS encoding glycosyltransferase family 4 protein; translated protein: MRVAIVSESFLPNMNGVVNSVLQVLDHLGRHGHEALVIAPDTPGGQPAAPREHGRVPVYRVPAVMAPKISSLPVGLPQPRITHLLADFDADVVHLASPFLLGAGGLSAALRLDLPTVAVYQTDVAGFARSYGLAPASRAAWAWTRRIHLRATRTLAPSSAAAADLAAHGIPRVHRWGRGVDIGRFTPSARSAALRERWLRGQDRLVVGFVGRLAPEKHVERLAVLAGDPRIRLVVVGGGPERDRLGRVLPGAVFTGELGGHDLAEAYASLDVMVHPGEHETFCQGVQEALAAGIPVIGPDAGGPRDLISHCRNGYLLPVDRFEELLPSAVSALHDRSLRRRFGAAARTSVLRRTWPAVCAELMGHYAEVTGVDSRRWHTA
- a CDS encoding demethylmenaquinone methyltransferase yields the protein MAKTEQQRESFRASLDKQPHEVATMFDGVAKRYDLTNTVISVGQDRYWRWATRKALDLRPGERVLDLAAGTGVSTVEFAKSGAWCVATDFSKGMLAAGSFRPVPMVAGDAMALPFADGSFDAVAISYGLRNVSDPDLAMREMLRVTKPGGRLVIAEFSTPVVPVFRTLYMEYLMKALPRVARAVSSNPDAYVYLAESIRAWPNQRQFAMRMAEAGWSQVKWRNLSGGVVALHRGYKLG